A window of Blattabacterium cuenoti contains these coding sequences:
- the mnmA gene encoding tRNA 2-thiouridine(34) synthase MnmA: protein MYKYKVVVALSGGVDSSVAALILKKQGYNVIGLFINTWDNHDDDCNMLTCNWKEDSIYAMLVANKLNIPFQIIEMKNEYKQNIINYMFKGYKSGITPNPDIMCNSKIKFDCFLKQAMNLGADFIATGHYVNKQYIIKNNKIIYRLLIGTDSNKDQSYFLCQLKQYQLSKSIFPLGKLTKKEVRQIANKSGLCNADKKDSQGLCFLGKINLYQFLQQKIPKKTGEIINIDSNASCIDNHNNINRQPKYCKSDGKIIGYHNGYQFFTKGQRKGLSIGGLKHPIFVIETDIKHNIVYTGMGRQHPGLYDKSLFIKQKNIHWIRDDYTMLDGDIMKVLCRTRYRQPLQQAILNKIPNGMLIEFKTMQFAITKGQFAAWYINKELIGSGIIS, encoded by the coding sequence ATGTATAAATATAAAGTAGTAGTAGCCCTGTCAGGTGGAGTAGATTCTAGTGTAGCAGCTTTAATCTTAAAAAAACAAGGATATAATGTAATTGGATTATTTATAAATACTTGGGATAATCATGATGATGATTGTAATATGTTGACATGTAATTGGAAAGAAGATAGTATATATGCAATGTTAGTAGCAAATAAATTAAATATTCCATTTCAAATAATAGAAATGAAAAATGAATATAAACAAAATATTATCAATTACATGTTTAAAGGATATAAATCAGGTATTACTCCTAATCCTGATATTATGTGTAATAGTAAAATAAAATTTGATTGTTTTTTAAAACAAGCTATGAATTTAGGAGCAGATTTTATTGCAACTGGACATTATGTAAATAAACAATATATTATCAAAAATAATAAAATTATTTATAGATTATTAATTGGAACAGATTCTAATAAAGATCAATCTTATTTTTTATGTCAACTAAAACAATATCAATTATCAAAATCTATTTTTCCTTTAGGTAAATTAACAAAAAAAGAAGTTAGACAAATAGCTAATAAAAGTGGATTATGTAATGCAGATAAAAAAGATTCTCAAGGTTTATGTTTTTTAGGAAAAATTAATTTATATCAATTTTTACAACAAAAAATACCAAAAAAAACAGGTGAAATCATCAATATTGATTCAAATGCTTCTTGTATTGATAATCATAATAACATTAATAGACAACCAAAATATTGTAAATCAGATGGAAAAATAATAGGATATCATAATGGATATCAATTTTTTACAAAAGGACAAAGAAAAGGATTATCTATAGGGGGATTGAAACATCCTATTTTTGTTATTGAAACAGATATAAAACACAATATTGTTTATACAGGAATGGGAAGACAACATCCTGGATTATATGATAAATCTTTATTTATTAAACAAAAAAATATTCATTGGATAAGAGATGATTATACTATGTTAGATGGAGATATAATGAAAGTTCTTTGTAGAACTCGTTATAGACAACCTTTACAACAAGCTATTCTAAACAAAATTCCAAATGGAATGTTAATCGAATTTAAAACTATGCAATTTGCTATTACTAAAGGACAATTTGCGGCATGGTATATAAACAAAGAATTAATAGGATCTGGTATCATATCATGA
- the ilvA gene encoding threonine ammonia-lyase yields the protein MTKNKNKIYFPDYKLVKQAELILKNIIYQTPLQKNYILSEKYNANILLKREDLQIIRSYKIRGAYNKIKSLSKKELINGLVCASAGNHAQGVAYSCNLLKSHVKIYMPNTTPKQKVERVKMFGKEYVEIILRGDTYDSVSYDAIKDCKKNNKIFIHPFDDKKIIEGQATVGLEILEQSNNLKIDYIFIPIGGGGLASGVGSIFQQISPKTKIIGVEPLGAPSMSYSLKKGKIIELNNIDRFIDGASVKKVGQLTFDICKQVLYELKLVHEGKVCTTMLDLYNLEAIVAEPAGALSIAALDCYYEKIKGKTIVCILSGGNNDITRTEEIRERSLLYEGKKHYFIVNFPQRSGALKEFVNNILGKQDDIVYFEYYKKTSKEEGPAVIGIELSDKNDFSELIKNMKTYNVHYQYLNKNPDLFRVLV from the coding sequence TTGACAAAAAATAAAAACAAAATTTATTTTCCTGATTATAAACTGGTTAAACAAGCTGAATTAATTTTAAAAAATATTATATATCAGACGCCATTACAAAAAAATTATATTCTTTCTGAAAAATATAATGCAAATATTCTTTTAAAAAGAGAAGATTTACAAATTATAAGATCTTATAAAATAAGAGGTGCATATAATAAAATAAAAAGTTTATCAAAAAAAGAATTAATAAATGGACTAGTTTGTGCTAGTGCTGGAAATCATGCACAAGGTGTAGCATATTCTTGTAATTTATTGAAATCTCATGTTAAAATTTATATGCCCAATACTACTCCAAAACAAAAAGTAGAAAGAGTCAAAATGTTTGGGAAAGAATATGTTGAAATTATTTTACGAGGGGATACTTATGATTCTGTAAGTTATGACGCTATTAAAGATTGTAAAAAAAATAATAAAATATTTATTCATCCTTTTGATGATAAAAAAATTATTGAAGGTCAAGCTACAGTAGGATTAGAAATTTTAGAACAGTCTAATAATCTAAAAATAGATTATATTTTTATTCCTATTGGAGGAGGTGGATTAGCTTCTGGAGTAGGAAGTATATTTCAACAAATAAGCCCAAAAACAAAAATTATAGGGGTAGAACCATTAGGAGCACCATCTATGAGTTATTCATTAAAAAAAGGAAAAATTATAGAATTAAACAATATTGATAGATTTATTGATGGTGCTTCGGTTAAAAAAGTTGGTCAATTAACTTTTGATATATGTAAACAAGTATTATATGAATTAAAACTGGTTCATGAAGGTAAAGTATGTACAACAATGTTAGATTTATATAATTTAGAAGCTATAGTAGCTGAACCCGCAGGAGCTTTATCCATAGCGGCATTGGATTGTTATTATGAAAAAATAAAAGGCAAAACCATTGTGTGTATTTTAAGTGGAGGTAATAATGATATCACTAGAACAGAAGAAATACGTGAAAGATCTCTGTTATATGAGGGTAAAAAACACTATTTTATTGTTAATTTTCCTCAAAGATCAGGGGCTTTAAAAGAATTTGTTAATAATATTTTAGGAAAACAAGATGATATAGTATATTTTGAATATTATAAAAAAACATCTAAAGAAGAAGGCCCAGCTGTAATAGGAATTGAATTATCTGATAAAAATGATTTTTCTGAATTAATAAAAAATATGAAAACATATAACGTACATTATCAATATTTGAATAAAAATCCAGATTTATTTCGTGTATTAGTATAA
- a CDS encoding acetolactate synthase, whose amino-acid sequence MKQDFRIIIFGHNENRLLIRILIILEKRNLKLTYIQVSYKDDNKHIGQSIIIDIKCLEEQLIKIIKLIKNLIGIIHVDIKNNSKKSWKLVNLNIPLII is encoded by the coding sequence ATGAAACAGGATTTTAGAATTATCATTTTTGGACATAATGAAAACAGATTATTAATAAGAATATTAATTATATTAGAAAAAAGAAATTTAAAACTAACTTATATACAAGTTAGTTATAAAGACGATAATAAGCATATTGGGCAATCAATAATTATTGATATAAAATGTTTAGAGGAACAATTAATAAAAATAATAAAATTAATTAAAAATTTAATTGGTATTATTCATGTTGATATTAAAAATAATTCAAAAAAATCATGGAAATTAGTCAATCTTAATATTCCATTAATAATATAA
- a CDS encoding rhomboid family intramembrane serine protease, whose translation MNLYISNFHFGSDAVKHLISINILVYAATFVFAQYKLENVFSLYHIMDDRFEVYQLLTHMFIHSKRFFLHIVFNMLALFMFGGLLENLLGMKRFLMIYFLSGISAAVLQLIFNTSILYSLVHSLDMNQVQMMLNNVNEDNGLQLYSIVYSPMMGASGAVSGIVGAFARFFPKHKIFLLPFPFPLAVRQALIIFILGSIISSLLDLSPGIAHFAHIGGILSGYIIGSYVAKKDNIEIHND comes from the coding sequence GTGAATTTATATATATCAAATTTTCATTTTGGTTCAGATGCTGTAAAACATTTAATTAGTATCAATATTTTAGTTTACGCAGCAACTTTTGTATTTGCACAATATAAATTAGAAAATGTATTTTCATTATATCATATAATGGATGATAGATTTGAAGTATATCAGCTGTTAACTCATATGTTTATTCATTCTAAACGATTTTTTTTACATATTGTTTTCAATATGTTAGCTTTATTTATGTTTGGTGGACTGTTAGAAAATCTGTTAGGAATGAAAAGATTTTTAATGATCTATTTTTTATCTGGAATTTCAGCAGCAGTATTACAATTAATATTTAATACTAGTATTTTATATTCATTAGTTCATAGTTTAGATATGAATCAGGTTCAAATGATGTTAAACAATGTTAATGAAGATAATGGATTACAATTATATAGTATTGTATATTCTCCTATGATGGGTGCTTCTGGTGCTGTGAGTGGAATTGTTGGTGCTTTTGCTCGATTTTTTCCAAAACATAAAATATTTCTTTTACCTTTTCCTTTTCCTCTTGCTGTACGACAAGCATTAATTATTTTTATATTAGGTAGTATAATTTCATCATTGTTAGATTTATCTCCTGGAATTGCACATTTTGCTCATATTGGTGGAATATTATCTGGATATATAATTGGATCTTATGTAGCCAAAAAAGATAATATTGAAATACATAATGATTAA
- the ilvC gene encoding ketol-acid reductoisomerase has protein sequence MKMTFGSFKENIITRKEFSLKTAQRILQKETISVLGYGVQGPGQSLNLRDNGFSVIVGQRKNSISWDKALKDGWIQGKNLFSLEEASERGSILMYLLSDAGQISFWPTLKKYLNDGNSLYFSHGFGLTFNKQTKILPPKNIDIFLVAPKGSGTSLRRLFQDGQGVNSSYAIYQDFSGQSLEKVLSLGIGIGSGYLFETTFKNEVYSDLVGERGTLMGAIQGIFAAQYQVLREHGHSPSESFNETVEELTQSLMPLVSENGMDWMYENCSTTAQRGALDWWKKFRDLNLPIFRKLYQEVSSGNEAKNVIEKNSHPDYRIQLQKELNQLKNSELWKIGELIRKLRPKK, from the coding sequence ATGAAAATGACATTTGGATCTTTTAAAGAGAATATTATTACAAGAAAAGAGTTTTCATTGAAAACTGCTCAAAGAATATTACAAAAAGAAACTATATCTGTATTAGGATACGGAGTTCAGGGCCCTGGACAATCATTAAATTTAAGAGATAATGGTTTTTCAGTGATAGTTGGACAAAGAAAAAATTCTATTTCATGGGATAAAGCTTTGAAAGATGGCTGGATACAAGGAAAAAATTTATTTTCTTTAGAAGAAGCATCCGAACGAGGTTCTATATTAATGTATTTATTATCAGATGCTGGACAAATATCTTTTTGGCCTACTTTAAAAAAGTATTTAAATGATGGAAATTCATTATATTTTTCTCATGGTTTTGGACTAACTTTTAATAAACAAACTAAAATTTTACCACCTAAAAATATAGATATATTTTTAGTCGCTCCTAAAGGATCTGGAACAAGTCTTCGAAGATTATTTCAAGATGGACAAGGTGTAAATTCCAGTTATGCTATTTATCAAGATTTTAGTGGACAATCTTTAGAAAAAGTTTTATCGCTAGGAATAGGTATAGGATCTGGATATTTATTTGAAACAACTTTTAAAAATGAAGTATATTCTGATTTAGTTGGAGAAAGAGGAACTTTAATGGGAGCTATACAAGGTATTTTTGCTGCTCAATATCAAGTATTAAGAGAACATGGACATTCCCCTTCCGAATCCTTTAATGAAACAGTAGAAGAATTAACTCAAAGTTTAATGCCTTTAGTATCAGAAAATGGTATGGATTGGATGTATGAAAATTGTTCTACTACAGCACAAAGAGGAGCTTTAGATTGGTGGAAAAAATTTAGAGATTTAAATTTACCTATATTTAGAAAATTATATCAGGAGGTATCTTCTGGAAATGAAGCAAAAAACGTGATTGAGAAAAATAGTCATCCAGATTATAGAATACAATTACAAAAAGAATTAAATCAACTCAAAAATAGTGAATTATGGAAAATTGGAGAACTTATTCGTAAGTTACGACCAAAAAAATAA
- the lepB gene encoding signal peptidase I, translating into MYSYIFFSIIFLLIEHLIYVLGTWRLYTLIGFSFLELIIPIYNIFILLKFFKKSCLWILCMCFPITSIFLIVYLWMKLIRLFIKINIKHIFYLFFSCGLYIYYINYYYIIHNNKIKNINLQQNLTPPLLKNNKEYHHMLFAIILSFLIHTYVIQPYLIPTSSMEKTLLVGDFILVSKIHYGLRLPMTPLSIPFIHNTIFGFIKSYLPIQWPYCRINNNTKQFITKNDIIVFNYPKDKYHRIIDKKDNYIKRCVGLPGDIIYINDGVLFINHKPEKSKELKYKQQCYIIKTEYIPLNIKFIKENISIKEIDIIGKQNNKYFYYAMLTKENILSIKKLCNNVIFIKPILFSKTIEDKSIYFPWNIDYFGPLYIPKKGDIIRLNRSNLYIYNDIIKYETHHHNIKINTLWQVKNNYYFMMGDNRHNSFDSRHWGLVPEDHIIGKPILIWMSIDWDRQHPLNVFKWKIRWRRTMKIIDCNHYSLSILLTSLFVCVLIYFLFSL; encoded by the coding sequence ATGTATTCATATATTTTTTTTAGTATCATTTTTTTGCTTATAGAACACCTCATTTATGTATTAGGAACATGGAGATTGTATACATTAATAGGATTTTCTTTTTTAGAATTAATAATTCCTATATATAATATATTTATACTTTTAAAATTTTTTAAAAAATCTTGTTTATGGATATTGTGTATGTGCTTTCCTATAACTAGTATATTTTTAATAGTATATTTATGGATGAAGTTGATTCGTTTATTTATAAAAATAAACATAAAACATATTTTTTATTTATTTTTTTCTTGTGGTCTATATATATATTATATTAATTATTATTATATTATCCATAATAATAAAATCAAAAATATTAATTTACAACAGAATTTAACCCCACCATTATTAAAAAATAATAAAGAATATCATCATATGTTATTTGCTATAATTTTGTCTTTTTTAATTCATACTTATGTCATTCAACCTTATTTAATTCCTACTTCTTCTATGGAAAAAACTTTATTAGTGGGAGATTTTATTTTAGTAAGTAAAATACATTATGGATTACGATTACCTATGACGCCACTATCAATTCCTTTTATACATAATACAATTTTTGGTTTTATTAAATCTTATTTACCAATTCAATGGCCTTATTGTCGTATTAACAATAATACAAAACAATTTATTACAAAAAATGATATTATTGTGTTTAATTATCCTAAAGATAAATATCATAGAATAATTGATAAAAAAGATAATTATATTAAACGTTGTGTTGGATTACCAGGGGATATAATTTACATAAACGATGGTGTTTTATTTATTAATCATAAACCTGAAAAATCTAAAGAATTAAAATATAAACAACAATGTTATATTATAAAAACAGAATATATTCCATTAAATATTAAATTTATTAAAGAAAATATTTCTATTAAAGAAATAGATATTATAGGTAAACAAAATAATAAATATTTTTATTACGCAATGTTAACAAAAGAAAATATTTTATCTATCAAAAAGTTATGTAATAATGTGATTTTTATAAAACCAATTTTATTTTCAAAAACTATTGAAGACAAATCAATTTATTTTCCCTGGAATATTGATTATTTTGGTCCATTATATATTCCTAAAAAAGGCGATATCATTAGATTAAATAGAAGTAATTTGTATATTTATAATGATATTATTAAATATGAAACACATCATCATAATATTAAAATAAATACTTTGTGGCAAGTAAAAAATAACTATTATTTTATGATGGGAGACAATAGACATAATTCTTTTGATTCTCGTCATTGGGGTTTAGTTCCAGAAGATCATATAATTGGAAAACCAATTTTAATATGGATGAGTATCGATTGGGATAGACAACATCCTTTGAATGTATTTAAATGGAAAATTCGTTGGAGACGAACTATGAAAATAATAGATTGTAATCATTATTCTTTATCTATTTTGTTAACTAGTTTATTTGTATGTGTTTTGATTTATTTTTTATTTTCTTTATAA
- the ilvD gene encoding dihydroxy-acid dehydratase: protein MEQKINKFSKQITERDDLPASHAMLYAIGIKDSDFHKAQVGIVTNWYDGNPCNIHLDKLGKIVKKSIKNHNNLNVFQITTIGVSDGLTMGTSGMRYSLPSRELIADSIETVINSHHYDGVIAIPGCDKNIPGVMMALLRLNRPSMIIYGGSISSGLYNKKKLDIVSAFEAFGEKNIGKISQEEYIQIIKHSCPGAGSCGGMYTANTMAAAMETIGMTLPSSSSYPATSQNKKIECQHSEKYIYNLLKNNIKPKDIVTPTSIENGIKLAISLGGSTNLIIHFLAIAKCANIKLELKDFQYLSSTIPVIGNLKPSGKYLMEDIHKYIGGMPVIIKYLINEGILNGNCLTVTGKSLYENVKNIPNINFNNQKIIYPVDNPIKKNGHIKILYGNLATKGSVAKISGKEGLYFRGRAKVFNSEQEANIAILNNKITKGEVIVIRYVGPAGGPGMPEMLKPTSYIMGAGLSKYVALITDGRFSGGSHGFVVGHITPEAYYGGVIAFIQNGDVIKIDSENNTLTLEVEENEIQKRKKIWKPYKSKIQKGYLYKYMKTVSSASEGCITDQ from the coding sequence ATGGAACAAAAAATTAACAAGTTTAGCAAACAAATTACAGAAAGAGATGATTTACCTGCCTCTCATGCTATGTTATATGCTATTGGAATTAAAGATTCCGATTTTCACAAGGCACAGGTAGGAATTGTAACTAATTGGTATGATGGAAATCCTTGCAATATACATTTAGATAAATTAGGAAAAATTGTAAAAAAATCAATTAAAAATCATAATAATTTGAATGTATTTCAAATTACCACCATTGGTGTCAGTGACGGACTTACAATGGGAACATCAGGCATGAGGTATTCTCTTCCATCTCGAGAATTAATAGCAGATAGTATAGAAACTGTTATTAATTCGCACCATTATGATGGTGTTATAGCCATTCCAGGATGTGATAAAAATATTCCAGGAGTGATGATGGCATTATTAAGATTAAATAGACCATCTATGATTATTTATGGTGGTAGTATATCTTCTGGATTATACAATAAAAAAAAATTGGATATTGTGTCTGCTTTTGAAGCGTTTGGAGAAAAAAATATTGGTAAAATATCTCAAGAAGAATATATACAAATTATTAAACATTCATGTCCAGGTGCTGGATCTTGTGGGGGAATGTATACTGCAAATACTATGGCTGCCGCTATGGAAACTATAGGTATGACATTGCCATCTTCATCATCATATCCTGCAACAAGTCAAAATAAAAAAATCGAATGTCAACATTCAGAAAAATATATTTATAATTTATTGAAAAATAATATTAAACCTAAAGATATTGTTACACCTACTTCTATAGAAAATGGAATTAAATTAGCAATATCTTTGGGAGGATCTACAAATTTAATTATTCATTTTCTAGCTATTGCAAAATGTGCAAATATTAAATTAGAATTAAAAGATTTTCAATATTTAAGCTCTACAATTCCTGTAATTGGTAATTTAAAACCTAGTGGTAAATATTTGATGGAAGATATACATAAATATATTGGAGGTATGCCAGTAATTATTAAATATTTAATTAATGAAGGTATACTCAATGGAAATTGTTTAACTGTTACTGGAAAATCATTATATGAAAATGTAAAAAATATTCCAAACATAAATTTTAACAATCAAAAAATTATTTATCCTGTAGACAATCCTATTAAAAAAAATGGTCATATCAAAATTTTATATGGTAATCTAGCTACAAAAGGTTCAGTGGCAAAAATAAGTGGAAAAGAAGGATTATATTTTCGTGGTAGAGCAAAAGTATTTAATTCGGAACAAGAAGCAAATATTGCTATATTAAATAATAAAATAACAAAGGGTGAAGTAATAGTAATTAGATATGTTGGTCCTGCTGGTGGACCAGGTATGCCAGAAATGTTAAAACCAACATCTTATATTATGGGAGCAGGATTAAGTAAATATGTAGCACTTATTACAGATGGTAGATTCTCTGGTGGATCACATGGATTTGTAGTTGGACATATTACTCCAGAAGCATATTATGGAGGAGTTATAGCTTTCATTCAAAATGGTGATGTCATTAAAATAGATTCAGAAAATAATACACTAACTTTAGAAGTTGAAGAAAACGAAATACAAAAAAGAAAAAAAATTTGGAAGCCTTATAAATCTAAAATACAAAAAGGATATTTATATAAATATATGAAAACTGTTTCTTCTGCTTCTGAAGGATGTATAACTGATCAATAA
- the dapB gene encoding 4-hydroxy-tetrahydrodipicolinate reductase, producing the protein MNIAIIGYGKMGQYIEKIAINRNHKISFCSDNTPNSVSIALKKIDVAIEFSTPNSAFNNVKMCIENNISVVCGTTGWLHQIHLIKELCCKKKTFSFLYSSNFSIGMNIVYMINKKLSKLLYHNKYQNYNIEIDEIHHKNKKDIPSGTAIQLSQIIINNKLKKYWTVEHSKNDKNNILIRSTRLGNEIGTHQIKYISKIDDIEIMHKAHSRYCFAFGAVIAAEWLKNKNGFFSMEDVLSL; encoded by the coding sequence ATGAATATAGCAATCATAGGATATGGTAAAATGGGGCAATATATAGAGAAAATAGCAATTAATCGAAATCATAAAATTTCTTTTTGCTCGGATAATACTCCAAATTCTGTTTCTATTGCACTAAAAAAAATAGATGTAGCAATAGAATTTAGCACTCCTAATTCTGCGTTTAACAATGTAAAAATGTGCATTGAAAATAATATTTCTGTTGTATGTGGCACAACTGGATGGTTACATCAAATTCATTTAATTAAAGAATTATGTTGTAAAAAAAAAACATTTTCATTTTTATATTCTTCAAATTTTAGTATAGGAATGAATATTGTTTACATGATAAATAAAAAATTATCTAAACTTTTATATCATAATAAATATCAAAATTATAATATAGAAATAGATGAAATTCATCATAAAAATAAAAAAGATATTCCTAGTGGAACTGCCATACAATTATCACAGATAATAATTAATAATAAACTTAAAAAATATTGGACTGTGGAACATTCAAAAAATGATAAAAATAATATTTTAATTAGATCAACAAGATTGGGAAATGAAATAGGAACACATCAAATAAAATACATATCCAAAATAGATGATATAGAAATTATGCATAAAGCTCACAGTAGATATTGTTTTGCATTTGGAGCCGTTATTGCAGCTGAATGGCTAAAAAATAAAAATGGATTTTTTTCTATGGAAGATGTTTTATCTTTATAA
- the ilvB gene encoding biosynthetic-type acetolactate synthase large subunit, producing the protein MIIKKQEKKLLGSEIVIKTLLHEKVKYIFGYPGGAIMPIYDSLHNYLNVVSHILMRHEQGAIHAAQGYARATGKTGVCFTTSGPGATNLITGLADALIDSTPIVCITGQVTSSLLGTDAFQETNIIDISVPVTKWNTQILDAKEIFASIKKGFFIAKKGRPGPVLIEITKDAQFQKYIFNTKNIFYYNNIKNFRPYPYIEEKNIQQAANLINTAKKPLVLVGQGIILAKAEHEFKQFIEKTGMPTASTLLGLSILESSHPLYVGMLGMHGNYAPNILTNQCDLLIAIGMRFDDRVTGNVQKYATQAKIIHLDIDPYEINKNILCHIPILGDCKVSLQKLIFYVKKSSHKIWINQFYKLRKKEELYVIQEDLNPLKTGITMGEVIKWINKYKQKNSILVTDVGQHQMIASRYFNFSCIRSNITSGGLGTMGFALPASIGAKLGYKNRQVICIVGDGGIQMTIQEMGTILQNEISISIILLNNNFLGMVRQWQQLFFQKRYSCTKLINPDFIQLANAYHIKAKKIDKRDKLEYAVKEALNYKKSYLLEIIIERENNVFPMIPSGAAVDEIRLT; encoded by the coding sequence ATGATAATAAAAAAACAAGAAAAAAAACTATTAGGCTCTGAAATTGTAATAAAAACGTTGTTACATGAGAAAGTCAAATATATATTTGGTTATCCGGGTGGAGCAATTATGCCTATTTATGATTCACTTCATAATTATTTAAATGTGGTATCACATATTTTAATGCGTCATGAACAAGGAGCTATACATGCGGCACAAGGATATGCTAGAGCTACTGGTAAAACAGGAGTTTGTTTTACTACATCTGGTCCAGGTGCTACTAATTTAATTACTGGACTAGCAGATGCATTAATAGATAGTACACCTATTGTTTGTATTACTGGCCAAGTAACTTCTTCATTATTAGGAACAGATGCATTTCAGGAAACTAATATTATAGATATATCTGTACCAGTCACTAAATGGAATACTCAAATTTTGGATGCTAAAGAAATTTTTGCATCTATTAAAAAAGGATTTTTTATTGCAAAAAAAGGAAGACCTGGTCCAGTTTTAATAGAAATAACTAAAGACGCACAATTTCAAAAATATATTTTTAACACAAAAAATATATTTTATTATAACAACATTAAAAATTTTAGACCGTATCCATATATAGAAGAAAAAAATATACAACAAGCAGCAAATTTAATAAATACTGCTAAAAAACCGTTAGTACTTGTTGGACAAGGAATTATTTTAGCCAAAGCTGAACATGAATTTAAACAATTTATTGAAAAGACTGGCATGCCCACAGCAAGTACTTTATTAGGATTGAGTATATTAGAAAGTAGTCATCCTTTATATGTTGGAATGTTAGGTATGCATGGTAATTATGCCCCAAATATATTAACAAATCAATGTGATTTATTAATAGCTATTGGAATGAGATTTGATGATCGTGTTACCGGTAATGTCCAAAAATATGCTACACAAGCTAAAATTATACATTTAGACATAGATCCTTATGAAATTAATAAAAATATATTATGTCATATACCTATTTTAGGAGATTGTAAAGTTTCTTTACAAAAATTAATATTTTATGTGAAAAAATCTTCTCATAAAATATGGATAAATCAATTTTATAAATTAAGAAAAAAAGAAGAACTTTATGTTATACAAGAAGATTTAAATCCTTTAAAAACAGGAATTACAATGGGAGAAGTAATTAAATGGATAAATAAATATAAGCAAAAAAATTCTATTTTAGTAACTGATGTAGGGCAACATCAAATGATTGCTTCTAGATATTTTAATTTTTCTTGTATAAGAAGTAATATAACATCAGGTGGATTGGGAACTATGGGATTTGCTTTACCAGCATCTATTGGGGCTAAATTAGGTTATAAAAATAGACAAGTAATATGTATTGTAGGAGATGGTGGCATACAAATGACCATTCAAGAAATGGGAACTATTTTACAAAATGAAATTTCTATTAGTATAATTTTATTAAATAATAATTTTTTAGGTATGGTTAGACAATGGCAACAATTATTTTTTCAAAAACGTTATTCATGTACAAAATTAATTAATCCAGATTTTATACAACTTGCAAATGCTTATCATATAAAAGCAAAAAAAATAGACAAAAGGGATAAATTAGAATATGCTGTAAAAGAAGCATTAAATTATAAAAAATCTTATTTATTAGAAATAATTATAGAAAGAGAAAATAATGTGTTTCCTATGATTCCATCTGGTGCAGCAGTTGATGAAATTCGTTTAACATAA